A genomic window from Elaeis guineensis isolate ETL-2024a chromosome 3, EG11, whole genome shotgun sequence includes:
- the LOC105041933 gene encoding 2-carboxy-1,4-naphthoquinone phytyltransferase, chloroplastic isoform X1 has protein sequence MATALRSVPLLLSNPSPPPPPSLSRRTTTHPLRKGGKWAVTARKPWPPLWPRSSSQPTPEVALEGDADKISRATLLWRAAKLPIYSVALVPLTVGSAAAYLQTGIFFAKRYFVLLSASMLVITWLNLSNDVYDFDTGADRHKKESVVNIIGSRTVTQYAANISLVLGFMGLIWAFTEAGDIRFILLVAYAIACGYVYQCPPFRLSYQGLGEPLCFAAFGPFATTAFYFANSSKYLTSGISHLPLTGTVLSASVLVGLTTTLILFCSHFHQIDGDRAVGKMSPLVRIGTRAGSKVVRFGIISLYFLLLAFGSCKALPLTCLFLCALTLPMGKIVVDYVKENHNDNGKIFMAKYYCVRLHALFGMALALGLWLARAGNKA, from the exons ATGGCGACTGCCCTTCGTTCCGTCCCGCTTCTCCTCTCCAACCCTTCTCCCCCTCCGCCTCCTTCCCTTTCACGGAGAACCACGACGCATCCCTTAAGAAAGGGTGGCAAATGGGCCGTGACAGCGAGGAAGCCATGGCCTCCCCTTTGGCCGCGGTCTTCCTCCCAGCCGACGCCCGAAGTTGCGCTCGAAGGCGACGCGGATAAGATATCGAGGGCGACGCTGTTGTGGAGAGCCGCCAAATTGCCCATCTACTCTGTGGCGTTGGTCCCTCTCACC GTAGGCAGTGCTGCAGCTTATCTCCAGACCGGCATATTCTTTGCCAAGCGTTACTTTGTGCTCTTATCTGCATCAATGCTTGTTATTACTTGGCTAAATTTGAG CAATGATGTTTATGATTTTGATACTGGCGCAGACCGACACAAAAAAGAATCTGTTGTCAATATCATTGGCAG TCGGACAGTTACACAATATGCCGCCAACATATCACTTGTGCTTGGCTTTATGGGGCTTATCTGGGCATTCACAGAAGCAGGAGACATACGATTCATCTTATTAGTGGCATATGCTATAGCGTGTGGGTATGTTTATCAG tgtccTCCATTTCGATTAAGTTACCAAGGACTTGGAGAACCATTGTGCTTTGCAGCATTTGGTCCATTTGCCACTACAGCATTCTATTTTGCTAACAGCAGCAAATATTTAACAAG TGGAATAAGCCATCTCCCTCTGACCGGAACAGTTTTGTCGGCATCTGTTCTTGTTGGGTTAACAACCACTCTTATTCTCTTCTGCAGCCATTTTCACCAG ATTGATGGAGATCGAGCTGTTGGAAAGATGTCTCCCCTG GTCAGAATTGGCACCAGAGCAGGTTCCAAAGTGGTGAGATTTGGAATCATCTCACTTTATTTTCTCTTGCTGGCTTTTGGATCATGCAAAGCTCTTCCTCTGACCTGTCTT TTCCTCTGTGCTCTGACCCTACCAATGGGAAAGATCGTTGTAGACTATGTCAAAGAAAATCACAAT GATAACGGCAAGATTTTCATGGCAAAATATTACTGTGTGCGGCTGCATGCTTTGTTTGGGATGGCATTGGCTCTTGGACTGTGGCTAGCTAGGGCTGGAAATAAAGCATGA
- the LOC105041933 gene encoding 2-carboxy-1,4-naphthoquinone phytyltransferase, chloroplastic isoform X2, translated as MATALRSVPLLLSNPSPPPPPSLSRRTTTHPLRKGGKWAVTARKPWPPLWPRSSSQPTPEVALEGDADKISRATLLWRAAKLPIYSVALVPLTVGSAAAYLQTGIFFAKRYFVLLSASMLVITWLNLSNDVYDFDTGADRHKKESVVNIIGSRTVTQYAANISLVLGFMGLIWAFTEAGDIRFILLVAYAIACGYVYQCPPFRLSYQGLGEPLCFAAFGPFATTAFYFANSSKYLTSGISHLPLTGTVLSASVLVGLTTTLILFCSHFHQIDGDRAVGKMSPLVRIGTRAGSKVFLCALTLPMGKIVVDYVKENHNDNGKIFMAKYYCVRLHALFGMALALGLWLARAGNKA; from the exons ATGGCGACTGCCCTTCGTTCCGTCCCGCTTCTCCTCTCCAACCCTTCTCCCCCTCCGCCTCCTTCCCTTTCACGGAGAACCACGACGCATCCCTTAAGAAAGGGTGGCAAATGGGCCGTGACAGCGAGGAAGCCATGGCCTCCCCTTTGGCCGCGGTCTTCCTCCCAGCCGACGCCCGAAGTTGCGCTCGAAGGCGACGCGGATAAGATATCGAGGGCGACGCTGTTGTGGAGAGCCGCCAAATTGCCCATCTACTCTGTGGCGTTGGTCCCTCTCACC GTAGGCAGTGCTGCAGCTTATCTCCAGACCGGCATATTCTTTGCCAAGCGTTACTTTGTGCTCTTATCTGCATCAATGCTTGTTATTACTTGGCTAAATTTGAG CAATGATGTTTATGATTTTGATACTGGCGCAGACCGACACAAAAAAGAATCTGTTGTCAATATCATTGGCAG TCGGACAGTTACACAATATGCCGCCAACATATCACTTGTGCTTGGCTTTATGGGGCTTATCTGGGCATTCACAGAAGCAGGAGACATACGATTCATCTTATTAGTGGCATATGCTATAGCGTGTGGGTATGTTTATCAG tgtccTCCATTTCGATTAAGTTACCAAGGACTTGGAGAACCATTGTGCTTTGCAGCATTTGGTCCATTTGCCACTACAGCATTCTATTTTGCTAACAGCAGCAAATATTTAACAAG TGGAATAAGCCATCTCCCTCTGACCGGAACAGTTTTGTCGGCATCTGTTCTTGTTGGGTTAACAACCACTCTTATTCTCTTCTGCAGCCATTTTCACCAG ATTGATGGAGATCGAGCTGTTGGAAAGATGTCTCCCCTG GTCAGAATTGGCACCAGAGCAGGTTCCAAAGTG TTCCTCTGTGCTCTGACCCTACCAATGGGAAAGATCGTTGTAGACTATGTCAAAGAAAATCACAAT GATAACGGCAAGATTTTCATGGCAAAATATTACTGTGTGCGGCTGCATGCTTTGTTTGGGATGGCATTGGCTCTTGGACTGTGGCTAGCTAGGGCTGGAAATAAAGCATGA